A stretch of Tenrec ecaudatus isolate mTenEca1 chromosome 2, mTenEca1.hap1, whole genome shotgun sequence DNA encodes these proteins:
- the LOC142440408 gene encoding olfactory receptor 2T33-like: protein MENANNSIGISFILLGLFNHTKLHQFLFAMVVLIFITSLMGNALMITLILVDPQLHTPMYFLLSQLSLMDMMLVSTIVPKMAANYLMDTRFISPTDCGGQIFVLISLGGGECFLLAAMAYDRYVAICHPLRYPILMSQRLCLLMTTGSWLLGAVDGLMQAAITLSFPYCHSREINHFFCEAPALIRLACADTKFFESFMYVCCILMLLVPLSLIFASYSLILAAVLRMRSAAARKKAFTTCSSHLAVVGLFFGTGVFIYMRPKSHRSEAHDKVVSAIYTIFTPLLNPLIYSVRNKDVKGALKRFLVKCLQSQHAE from the coding sequence ATGGAAAATGCAAATAACAGCATCGGAATAAGTTTCATTCTTCTGGGGCTTTTTAACCACACAAAGCTGCACCAGTTCCTCTTTGCAATGGtggtcttgatcttcatcacctcACTGATGGGCAATGCCCTGATGATTACCCTCATCCTTGTGGACCCTCAactccacacacccatgtacttcttgcTTAGCCAGCTTTCCCTCATGGACATGATGCTGGTCTCCACTATCGTTCCCAAAATGGCAGCCAACTACCTGATGGACACGAGGTTCATCTCTCCCACTGACTGTGGAGGCCAGATATTCGTGCTCATCTCTTTGGGAGGTGGTGAGTGCTTCCTCTTGGCAgccatggcctatgaccgctacgtGGCTATATGTCATCCACTGCGCTACCCTATTCTCATGAGCCAGAGGCTCTGCTTGCTCATGACAACAGGTTCATGGCTTCTTGGAGCAGTTGACGGGCTAATGCAAGCTGCCATCACTTTGAGCTTCCCTTACTGCCACTCTAGGGAAATCAACCACTTCTTCTGTGAGGCGCCAGCACTGATCCGCCTGGCCTGTGCGGACACCAAGTTCTTCGAATCTTTCATGTACGTCTGCTGCATCCTGATGCTCTTGGTCCCTTTGTCTCTCATTTTTGCCTCATACAGCCTCATTCTGGCTGCAGTGCTTCGAATGCGGTCAGCTGCAGCCCGGAAAAAAGCCTTCACCACCTGCTCCTCTCACCTTGCAGTTGTGGGACTCTTTTTTGGGACCGGCGTGTTCATCTACATGAGGCCCAAGTCTCACAGGTCAGAGGCTCATGATAAGGTGGTCTCAGCTATTTATACCATCTTTACACCTCTCTTGAACCCTCTTATATACAGTGTGAGAAATAAAGATGTTAAGGGGGCATTGAAGCGGTTCCTGGTAAAATGTTTGCAAAGCCAACATGCAGaatga